A single genomic interval of Streptomyces sp. BA2 harbors:
- a CDS encoding TetR/AcrR family transcriptional regulator: MASTASRPSRVAKLPPRERILDAAEELFQSEGIRRVGVQAIAERAETTKMAIYRHFETKDALVAEWLRIVAADYQAAFDRVEAEHPGRPREQILGLARFIAEGLSAISHRGCPFINSLAELPDRDHPARQVIEEHKADQTRRLVGMCAEAGLPDPEQAAAEITFVLEGAQVSTQNGSIDQAGNRLMRIVERVVAAP, from the coding sequence ATGGCATCGACCGCCAGCAGGCCGAGCAGGGTGGCGAAGCTGCCGCCTCGCGAGCGCATCCTCGACGCGGCGGAGGAGCTCTTCCAGAGCGAGGGGATCCGGCGGGTGGGCGTCCAGGCGATCGCCGAGAGGGCCGAGACCACCAAGATGGCGATCTACCGGCACTTCGAGACCAAGGACGCACTGGTCGCGGAGTGGCTGCGAATCGTCGCCGCCGACTACCAGGCGGCCTTCGACCGGGTCGAGGCCGAACACCCCGGCCGGCCGAGGGAGCAGATCCTGGGCCTGGCCCGCTTCATCGCCGAGGGCCTGTCGGCGATCTCGCACCGGGGCTGCCCGTTCATCAACTCCCTCGCCGAACTGCCCGACCGCGACCATCCCGCACGGCAGGTGATCGAGGAGCACAAGGCAGACCAGACCCGCAGGCTCGTCGGCATGTGCGCCGAGGCCGGGCTGCCCGATCCCGAACAGGCCGCGGCCGAGATCACGTTCGTACTCGAAGGCGCGCAGGTCAGCACGCAGAACGGAAGCATCGATCAGGCTGGGAACCGCCTGATGAGAATCGTCGAGAGGGTCGTGGCCGCCCCATGA
- a CDS encoding CBS domain-containing protein gives MTTARDIMTGGAHCVGAEETVLDAARKMTELGVGALPVCGTDDRLKGVLTDRDIVVKVLGKSKDPAIVLAGELAQGEAVTIGADDSADEIVATMTHHKVRRLPVIDGHRLVGMVALADAARALKDPKAGQLLEALSTD, from the coding sequence ATGACTACGGCACGCGACATCATGACCGGTGGTGCCCACTGCGTGGGCGCCGAGGAAACCGTGCTCGACGCCGCCCGCAAGATGACCGAACTGGGCGTGGGCGCGCTGCCCGTCTGCGGGACCGACGACCGGCTCAAGGGCGTCCTGACCGACCGGGACATCGTCGTGAAGGTGCTGGGCAAGTCCAAGGACCCGGCTATCGTCCTGGCCGGCGAACTCGCCCAGGGCGAGGCCGTCACCATCGGCGCCGACGACAGCGCGGACGAGATCGTGGCGACCATGACGCATCACAAGGTGCGGCGACTTCCCGTCATCGACGGACACCGGCTCGTCGGCATGGTGGCTCTCGCCGACGCAGCCCGAGCCCTGAAGGACCCCAAGGCCGGGCAGCTCCTCGAGGCGCTCTCCACCGACTGA
- a CDS encoding plasmid stabilization protein, whose product MPQGSSAKRERQYEHIKEGAEKHGTSEGRAKEIAARTVNKERARSGESKTASKTSIKDKKSASQRGGERSHSGSQGPTKDQLYAEAKKRGIDGRSSMSKQELAKALGR is encoded by the coding sequence ATGCCGCAAGGTTCCAGCGCCAAGCGTGAGCGTCAGTACGAGCACATCAAGGAGGGCGCCGAGAAGCACGGCACCTCCGAGGGCCGTGCGAAGGAGATCGCCGCACGCACCGTGAACAAGGAACGAGCCCGCTCCGGCGAGTCGAAGACGGCGAGCAAGACGTCCATCAAGGACAAGAAGTCCGCTTCGCAGCGCGGCGGTGAGCGCTCGCACAGCGGTTCGCAGGGGCCGACGAAGGACCAGCTGTACGCGGAGGCCAAGAAGCGCGGCATCGACGGCCGTTCGTCGATGAGCAAGCAGGAACTGGCCAAGGCCCTCGGCCGCTGA
- a CDS encoding amidase family protein, whose protein sequence is MRVSEYVHFDAVGLARLVAAGEVTPAELEAAAREAAEVVGPQINAIAETWPADDESIREPIRGSAPLAGVPFLVKDIGVSMAGRRMELGSRLAAGNVVGADSSLMRRFRRAGLMTFGRTATPEMAYSITTEPVLYGAVRNPWDLERSAGGSSGGAAAAVAAGVVPIAHATDAAGSLRIPAAYNGLFGLKPSRGRVSMGPGVDEVFNGLGVHGSVSRTVRDSAALLDQIRGPEPGDPYFAPEPTRPYAEEVARQPGSLRIGVLAQAWGGRRTTSPVADALSRTVRLLESLGHRVEEVKVGLGVDWGEFVLANARLMTANLTALVDELAAAFDRPVDTSTLEPQTLAGYHYGQRVSGARLVSALAIRNRVARSLARYFDAHDVLLTPTLPELPMPLGAYAEGGEVLDGLGWIDRLNDRSPFTMAFNVAGTPAMSVPVEADAETGLPIGMQFAAGYGLEGRLFRLAGQLEQASPWSGRSPTVWAGDRTGR, encoded by the coding sequence GTGAGAGTTTCCGAGTACGTGCACTTCGACGCGGTCGGGCTGGCGCGCCTTGTGGCCGCAGGCGAGGTGACCCCCGCCGAACTGGAAGCAGCCGCCCGCGAGGCCGCGGAGGTGGTCGGCCCGCAGATCAACGCCATCGCGGAGACCTGGCCGGCCGATGACGAGTCAATTCGGGAGCCAATCCGCGGCAGCGCACCGTTGGCCGGAGTCCCTTTCCTGGTCAAGGACATCGGAGTCTCCATGGCGGGGCGGCGCATGGAACTGGGCAGTCGTCTCGCGGCCGGCAACGTCGTAGGCGCCGACTCCTCCCTGATGCGTCGCTTCCGCCGCGCCGGCCTCATGACGTTCGGGCGCACCGCCACACCGGAGATGGCCTACAGCATCACGACGGAACCAGTGCTGTACGGGGCCGTCCGCAACCCGTGGGACCTGGAGCGGAGCGCGGGTGGTTCCAGCGGGGGCGCGGCCGCGGCTGTCGCGGCCGGGGTGGTCCCGATCGCCCACGCCACCGACGCCGCGGGCTCGCTCCGCATCCCCGCGGCCTACAACGGCCTCTTCGGTCTGAAGCCCAGCCGGGGCCGGGTCTCCATGGGCCCCGGCGTCGACGAAGTCTTCAACGGTCTCGGCGTGCACGGGAGCGTCAGCCGCACAGTGCGTGACAGCGCCGCGCTGCTCGACCAGATACGTGGACCGGAACCGGGTGACCCCTACTTCGCGCCGGAGCCGACCCGTCCCTACGCGGAGGAAGTCGCCCGCCAGCCGGGCTCATTGAGGATCGGTGTCCTCGCCCAGGCATGGGGTGGCCGCCGCACGACCTCACCAGTGGCCGACGCCCTCTCCCGCACCGTGCGTCTCCTGGAATCCCTCGGCCACCGGGTGGAGGAGGTCAAGGTCGGCCTCGGGGTCGACTGGGGGGAGTTCGTCCTGGCCAACGCCCGTCTGATGACGGCGAATCTCACGGCCCTGGTCGACGAGCTGGCTGCTGCCTTCGACCGGCCCGTCGACACCTCGACCCTTGAGCCGCAGACCCTCGCCGGCTACCACTACGGGCAGCGGGTCAGCGGCGCCCGACTCGTGAGTGCACTCGCTATCCGGAACCGCGTCGCTCGAAGCCTGGCACGGTACTTCGACGCTCACGACGTCCTGCTCACCCCGACGTTGCCGGAGCTTCCCATGCCCCTGGGTGCCTACGCCGAGGGCGGAGAGGTGCTGGACGGCCTCGGCTGGATCGACCGGCTCAACGACCGCTCGCCGTTCACCATGGCGTTCAATGTGGCGGGTACGCCCGCCATGTCCGTGCCGGTAGAGGCCGACGCCGAGACGGGGCTCCCGATCGGTATGCAGTTCGCCGCCGGATACGGGCTCGAAGGCCGCCTCTTCCGCCTCGCCGGACAACTCGAACAGGCAAGTCCCTGGTCGGGCCGGAGCCCCACGGTGTGGGCAGGGGATCGCACGGGCCGCTGA
- a CDS encoding ANTAR domain-containing protein produces MTNIPSAPQPEDQPSPQDRDLPSSKGETEELRATAEQLREQVSELEVQARARPRIAMAEGVLVERYRLADAEAAFTLLRQASQRANIKLHQLAAAVARTPGPAPGAKAWFSRREQHPVPDLTALEAGTLNATNQGEVLGAALHRVLTVTGTDMGNVQLLEDGVLRMAKHAGLPRHFTDFFAFVDGNTSCARAAAASHQVTVKDVASSAGFDDETRRVILMAGSRACHSVPLVDDQDTVHGVISSHHARPLIGFTQAQLQTLHTTGRALGIWIKWHQHTVLVDALEDLHQLALAADQ; encoded by the coding sequence GTGACGAACATTCCGTCTGCGCCTCAACCCGAGGACCAGCCCTCGCCTCAAGACCGGGACCTCCCCTCCTCGAAGGGCGAGACGGAAGAGCTGAGAGCCACCGCCGAGCAGCTGCGCGAGCAGGTGTCCGAGCTGGAGGTCCAAGCGCGTGCGCGTCCCCGGATCGCCATGGCCGAGGGTGTCCTGGTCGAACGGTATCGACTGGCGGACGCCGAGGCGGCGTTCACGCTGCTGCGCCAGGCCTCGCAGCGGGCCAACATCAAGCTGCACCAGCTGGCTGCCGCGGTGGCCCGGACGCCAGGACCGGCACCGGGCGCCAAGGCGTGGTTCAGCAGACGGGAACAGCATCCGGTACCCGACCTGACCGCGCTCGAAGCAGGCACGCTCAACGCGACCAACCAGGGCGAGGTCCTCGGCGCCGCCCTGCATCGCGTCTTGACCGTCACCGGTACGGACATGGGGAACGTGCAGCTGCTCGAGGACGGTGTTCTGCGGATGGCGAAGCACGCGGGCCTGCCCCGGCACTTCACCGACTTCTTCGCGTTCGTCGACGGAAACACCTCATGCGCACGGGCCGCCGCCGCCAGCCACCAGGTCACCGTCAAGGACGTGGCCTCGTCGGCAGGTTTCGACGACGAGACGCGCCGGGTGATCCTCATGGCCGGCAGCCGCGCCTGCCACAGTGTCCCGCTCGTCGACGACCAGGACACTGTTCACGGCGTCATCTCCTCCCACCATGCCCGCCCCCTGATCGGCTTCACCCAGGCGCAGCTCCAGACCCTGCACACCACCGGCCGCGCCCTCGGCATCTGGATCAAGTGGCACCAGCACACCGTGCTCGTCGACGCGCTGGAGGACCTCCACCAACTGGCCCTCGCCGCCGACCAGTAG
- a CDS encoding TolB family protein: MTVHQRVTAASAALAAVCAVTVLSPAGASAAPTAVPHTERVSVGPGGAEGNAASTNPAISADGRYVAFVSASRNLVANDTNGTPDAFVRDLRTGKTERVSVKSNGKASHGVVREVSLSPDGRYVVFTSTADDLVRGDPNDLDDVFLHDRSTGKTQRISPTGAAYDGLRSHLTYDPAVSGDGRYVAYASGAEDLVAGDANKRDDVFLYDRKKKTTELAQLTNAGGQGEGDAFAPAFAGDAGGRYLAFTSNASNLADVEDHASATDIFLRDREEGTTELISIPRAYNRKTPSWGAVLSGDARYVAFTSASRVLRPEGPPPTGSRNVFLYDRETKRMRLVSAAPDGTPANGESGDVSLSRDGRYAVFTSAASNLAPAEDGDSSADVFLRDMQTGEVRLISAESEPVSEDTEPGRRTGVSEDGGAVVFDSPAGNLVPGDTNSAADVFLRRLR; encoded by the coding sequence ATGACCGTTCATCAGCGCGTGACGGCCGCAAGCGCCGCGCTGGCCGCCGTCTGCGCCGTGACCGTACTGTCACCCGCCGGCGCGTCCGCCGCCCCCACCGCCGTGCCGCACACCGAGAGGGTGAGCGTCGGCCCGGGAGGAGCCGAGGGCAACGCCGCTTCCACGAACCCGGCCATCAGCGCCGACGGCCGCTACGTCGCGTTCGTCTCGGCGTCCCGGAACCTGGTCGCGAACGACACCAACGGCACGCCCGACGCCTTCGTCCGCGATCTGCGCACCGGAAAGACGGAGCGCGTCAGCGTCAAGAGCAACGGAAAGGCGAGCCACGGCGTCGTACGGGAGGTCTCGCTCAGTCCCGACGGGCGGTACGTGGTGTTCACCTCCACAGCCGACGATCTCGTACGCGGCGACCCGAACGACCTCGACGACGTCTTCCTGCACGACCGGAGCACCGGCAAGACTCAACGGATCAGCCCCACGGGCGCGGCCTACGACGGGCTTCGCAGTCACCTGACGTACGACCCGGCCGTCAGCGGCGACGGCCGCTACGTCGCCTACGCGTCGGGTGCCGAGGACCTCGTGGCGGGGGACGCCAACAAGCGGGACGACGTCTTCCTCTACGACCGCAAGAAGAAGACGACGGAGCTCGCGCAACTCACCAACGCGGGCGGGCAGGGCGAAGGCGACGCGTTCGCCCCCGCGTTCGCGGGTGACGCCGGCGGCCGGTATCTCGCCTTCACCTCCAACGCCTCGAACCTCGCCGACGTGGAAGACCATGCGTCCGCGACGGACATCTTCCTGCGCGACCGCGAGGAGGGCACGACGGAACTCATCAGCATTCCGCGGGCCTACAACCGCAAGACCCCGTCCTGGGGTGCCGTCCTCAGCGGTGACGCCCGCTATGTGGCGTTCACGTCGGCATCCAGGGTGCTCCGCCCGGAGGGACCGCCTCCGACCGGCTCGCGCAATGTCTTCCTCTACGACCGCGAGACCAAGCGCATGCGGTTGGTCAGCGCCGCCCCCGACGGCACACCGGCCAACGGGGAAAGCGGCGACGTCTCGCTGAGCCGTGACGGGCGCTACGCGGTCTTCACCTCCGCCGCCTCCAATCTCGCCCCGGCCGAGGACGGCGACAGCAGCGCGGACGTCTTCCTGCGGGACATGCAGACGGGAGAGGTGCGACTCATCAGCGCCGAGAGCGAGCCGGTGTCGGAGGACACCGAACCCGGGCGGCGGACCGGCGTCAGCGAGGACGGCGGCGCGGTGGTGTTCGACTCACCGGCAGGAAACCTCGTCCCCGGCGACACCAACAGCGCGGCCGATGTGTTCCTGCGCAGGCTGCGCTGA